The Megachile rotundata isolate GNS110a chromosome 3, iyMegRotu1, whole genome shotgun sequence genome includes a window with the following:
- the LOC105662830 gene encoding syntaxin-6 isoform X2, with the protein MTLENPFFVVKDEVCKALNKNRGLYGRWTELQDVVVTSPNVSGGIPISRDELEWTTTELRKALRSIEWDLDDLEDTIRIVEKNPTKFKIDNKELTVQRSFIEQTREEVKIMKDKMNLSRGRDRDNTARQPLLDNSPARVPVNHGTTKYSKLENEIDSPNRQFLGDTLQQQNDMMRQQDEQLDMIGESIGTLKTVSRQINTELDEQAVMLDEFGNELEVTDSKLDATMKKMAKVLHMSNDRRQWVAIGVLTAILVFLIILFIIK; encoded by the exons ATGACGCTGGAGAATCCGTTCTTTGTCGTCAAGGA CGAAGTTTGTAAGGCCTTAAATAAAAATCGCGGTTTGTACGGACGCTGGACGGAATTACAAGATGTTGTTGTCACGAGTCCGAATGTGAGTGGGGGAATCCCAATTTCACGGGACGAATTAGAGTGGACAACCACCGAATTACGGAAAGCCTTACGTTCGATCGAATGGGATCTTGATGATCTAGAAGACACGATCC gtatTGTAGAAAAGAATCCAACAAAATTTAAGATAGATAATAAGGAATTAACGGTTCAACGAAGTTTTATCGAACAAACTCGAGAGGAAGTTAAG ATCATGAAGGATAAAATGAATTTAAGTAGAGGTCGGGACCGCGATAATACAGCAAGGCAG CCACTTTTGGACAACAGTCCAGCCAGAGTTCCTGTCAACCATGGTACaactaagtacagtaaattggaaaatgaaattGATAGTCCAAATAGGCAATTTTTGGGAGATACGTTACAACAACAAAATGACATGATGAGACAACAAGATGAACAATTAGATATGATAGGTGAAAGCATTGGAACTCTTAAAACAGTTTCTAGGCAAATCAACACTGAATTAGACGAACAGGCAGT TATGCTAGATGAATTTGGTAATGAGTTAGAAGTAACGGATTCCAAGCTGGATGCGACAATGAAAAAAATGGCCAAAGTTCTTCATATGAGTAATG
- the LOC105662830 gene encoding syntaxin-6 isoform X1, whose amino-acid sequence MTLENPFFVVKDEVCKALNKNRGLYGRWTELQDVVVTSPNVSGGIPISRDELEWTTTELRKALRSIEWDLDDLEDTIRIVEKNPTKFKIDNKELTVQRSFIEQTREEVKIMKDKMNLSRGRDRDNTARQPLLDNSPARVPVNHGTTKYSKLENEIDSPNRQFLGDTLQQQNDMMRQQDEQLDMIGESIGTLKTVSRQINTELDEQAVMLDEFGNELEVTDSKLDATMKKMAKVLHMSNGNYNNYIPAPTTATSSVSDLASKPSSLSSLSNTITNCFLCSGD is encoded by the exons ATGACGCTGGAGAATCCGTTCTTTGTCGTCAAGGA CGAAGTTTGTAAGGCCTTAAATAAAAATCGCGGTTTGTACGGACGCTGGACGGAATTACAAGATGTTGTTGTCACGAGTCCGAATGTGAGTGGGGGAATCCCAATTTCACGGGACGAATTAGAGTGGACAACCACCGAATTACGGAAAGCCTTACGTTCGATCGAATGGGATCTTGATGATCTAGAAGACACGATCC gtatTGTAGAAAAGAATCCAACAAAATTTAAGATAGATAATAAGGAATTAACGGTTCAACGAAGTTTTATCGAACAAACTCGAGAGGAAGTTAAG ATCATGAAGGATAAAATGAATTTAAGTAGAGGTCGGGACCGCGATAATACAGCAAGGCAG CCACTTTTGGACAACAGTCCAGCCAGAGTTCCTGTCAACCATGGTACaactaagtacagtaaattggaaaatgaaattGATAGTCCAAATAGGCAATTTTTGGGAGATACGTTACAACAACAAAATGACATGATGAGACAACAAGATGAACAATTAGATATGATAGGTGAAAGCATTGGAACTCTTAAAACAGTTTCTAGGCAAATCAACACTGAATTAGACGAACAGGCAGT TATGCTAGATGAATTTGGTAATGAGTTAGAAGTAACGGATTCCAAGCTGGATGCGACAATGAAAAAAATGGCCAAAGTTCTTCATATGAGTAATGgtaactataataattacattcCTGCTCCTACTACTGCAACATCTAGTGTTTCTGATCTTGCCTCTAAACCTTCTTCTCTATCATCCCTATCAAATACAATAACTAATTGTTTCTTATGTTCTGGAGATTAA